AGTTTCGTTAGCTCAGGCGGTAGCTAATAAACAGGCGCAGGTAAAACAAATGGCTGTAGTTGCGGATGACAATAGAAAATCAAAATTGCGAAGGACTAGGCACATCTATTAATGCTCGTAGTGAAATTAAGAGCAATAAAACGACAGTTGTTTTGATTTAAAAGATAATACAAAAAAGGAAGTTATGGCAATAGACTTAATAACCAGAGAAGACCTCCAAAAGTTTAAGAATGACCTTTTGGATGAATTAAGAGCGATCATCATGCACGATCAAACACCGGATATAAAAAAGTGGCTAAAGACTAAAGAGGTCAGGAAGCTTTTACAAATGTCAGCAGGAAAGCTACATTCACTTCGTGTAAGTGGTGCATTAAAGTTCACAAGAATTGGCGGGCTTCTTTATTATGATAAATCGGATATCGAAAGATTATTTAATAAAAACAAAAAACCATGACTGGTAAGAAATCAGATGGCGCTGGAATTTCAATCCCACCGATCAAGGAGCATGTTGTAATTTATTTCATTCAACACGGTAAACCTGAAAATTATGCCATCAATTTTTTCGACCATTTCGCTTCCAATCAATGGCGAAATTCCAGAGGTAGCGTTATCAAAAACTGGAAATGGTGTGCCTGGGACTGGATTTATCAAAAAGTAGTAAACAAATAAAATGAAAGGCCGATTTTTAAATCGGCCTTTCTGTTGTTATGCAGTTTTTCTTATATCGCCAGACTTCGTAAACAAGGCTATTTTAGCTTGGCTCATTGCTACGCTGATTCTTTCCTTTCTTATTTTTCCGTATCGTTGAGTTGTCCGGATACTCTTATGTCCTAACATTTTGCTTACATCTTCTAAGGGTACACCTGCATTTAGCATAATATCAGCAAACGTATGCCTGGCAAGGTGTGTGTTTAAGTTTCTGTTAATTCCACAGAGAACTGATAATTCTTTGAGATAACTATTGTAACGCTGATTAGTATTAACTGGAAGTAAAGCACCTTGTGCTTTACAATAGGGATGAACTTGATATTTGGCTATCAACTTTTCTACTATGGGTAAAATAGGGACCATTTCCGTTACATCGGTTTTCCCCCGCTTCTTTATCAACCAGCGCTCACCCTTTCTACCTACCGTTACGATATGTTCAGACGTCAGGCCGTAAACATCCTGGAAAGCGAATCCGGTGAAACATTGAAATATAAAGACGTCTCTCACTTCGCTTAGCCTTTGTACCGGAAGATTTTTATGGTATATCTTCAGGACTTGTTCCCATTCAAGGGGAGGGATATCTGTTTCATCACCACCGCATCGAAAATCACTAAAGGGATGTTGCGACAACAGCTGCTTTTTCACACTCTCCTTAATGATCTGCTTAGTATTTTTTACATGCTTTTTTGCTGCCGCCTCACCAATTGTCTTTTCATCTGCAACTGTCATAAAGAAATAGAAATCGTCAGCGAAGGTTGTTGTTACCTGGGATATTAAAATATTCTCTTTTCCATACTTATACTTAAGAAAAGCAACAAGTTTATTCTTAGTCGAAACCCAATGCTTGTAGGTCTCGAATGATCTGGTGCCCTTGTTAACTTGTTGGAGGAACTTTGCATTAAACTGATCAACTTCTTCAATCAAGGTTACTTTACATTGCTTAGCTTCAAGTTTGACTTGTTCAGTTTCAACAGGAGGCTTCCCTTTGTAAGCCCGTTTTACCATTTCTGGAGTAACGAGATCATACTGCAATTGCAACGCCGCAAAATGGCTTTTAAGAGCAACAAGAGCGACTTCAATTTGCTGATTGATCTCCTTTACCATCGGACTCTTGCCTATAACACGTTTGTTTTCGGAATCCCAAAGCGAAGGTTCAACAGACTGACTTAAAGAAGTTTCAACTTCCTTGCTGTCAATAGTAATTCTAATGTAGATTGGAGCTTTAAACTGGTTTCCTTTGCTTCTGTTTAGCCACACCAGCAGTGACAGATTTTGTTTGATTTTCATCGCGCACACTTTAAGGTTAAAAAATAAATTTTAGGTCCTTAACCCATTCAACACCAAATCATTCAATCGTAATTCGGTCACCTAATTTACCACTAAAAAAAGGTGACCGAATAGGTGACCGAATAGAATGGTAAACATTGATTCAAAATGTGCAGCTTATTTTATAAAAACCAGATTTACAGGTTGGTTTAAATAAAAAAAGCGCACCTTAGTGCGCTTTCTGTGATCCCGCTGGGACTCGAACCCAGGACCCCAACATTAAAAGTGTTATGCTCTACCGGCTGAGCTACGGAATCATCCTTTAAGTGTCGTGGATTGTTATATCCGTTTCCTTTAAAGTGGTGCAAATATAGGAGTCTGATTTAATGTGTGCAAGCCCTATTTAAAATAAATTTAACGGCTGTTAATAACACATTAACACACAGTCACTAAAATTTTAAAATACCTATCCGGCCTTTATCACCAGCCAGTAAAACCAGGCTTCCGGTACGTGCTTTAAGGCAAACGTTATAACTTCCGCTATCAATTTGTTTCCAGGTTTTGCCGCCATCCGTGCTAAGGTTAGTGCCCGCGGTACCGGTTGCTATAAAGGTTTTGCCTTTAATATGTTCAACGCCTGATTGAAAACCGCCAGGCATCGCTGCCGAAAGGCTGAATTTTTCACCGTTAAATATCGCTGCTACCGAATCCCGCTTTGCCGGCTGCTCATAATCTCCACCTACAACTATTAGTGTAGCATTGTGTTTCGCTATGCCAAATGCCCCCTGGCTGCTTTTGCTTTGCGGCAGGGGCGTGTTAATATATTTCCAGTCCAATTTATTTACCGGCGAACAAATATAGCGGGAAGCCGTTCCGCCGGTGGCTATTAAAATTTGTCCTTGCTGTATGCGCATACAGGTGCCGCTAGCGGCAAAAGCGGCTTCGCCCGGTAAGGCGTCAGGCGCGTTGCTAACCTGTGCCCAGGTATTGCCGCCATCATTAGTTTCGAGCAGCAGGAATTTGTTGTTAATCGGGTCGCCCATAATAAAGCCGTGCTTGCTGTCGGCAAAGTCCATCGCATCTAAAAAATAGGCAGCATCGTTGTTCTCAAAAACTTTTGTCCACGTGTTGCCGCC
This genomic interval from Mucilaginibacter defluvii contains the following:
- a CDS encoding site-specific integrase, whose product is MKIKQNLSLLVWLNRSKGNQFKAPIYIRITIDSKEVETSLSQSVEPSLWDSENKRVIGKSPMVKEINQQIEVALVALKSHFAALQLQYDLVTPEMVKRAYKGKPPVETEQVKLEAKQCKVTLIEEVDQFNAKFLQQVNKGTRSFETYKHWVSTKNKLVAFLKYKYGKENILISQVTTTFADDFYFFMTVADEKTIGEAAAKKHVKNTKQIIKESVKKQLLSQHPFSDFRCGGDETDIPPLEWEQVLKIYHKNLPVQRLSEVRDVFIFQCFTGFAFQDVYGLTSEHIVTVGRKGERWLIKKRGKTDVTEMVPILPIVEKLIAKYQVHPYCKAQGALLPVNTNQRYNSYLKELSVLCGINRNLNTHLARHTFADIMLNAGVPLEDVSKMLGHKSIRTTQRYGKIRKERISVAMSQAKIALFTKSGDIRKTA
- a CDS encoding helix-turn-helix domain-containing protein, producing MAIDLITREDLQKFKNDLLDELRAIIMHDQTPDIKKWLKTKEVRKLLQMSAGKLHSLRVSGALKFTRIGGLLYYDKSDIERLFNKNKKP
- a CDS encoding YCF48-related protein, which gives rise to MNKYLKPFLIILMLAAGLQQLNAQTVTLIPQTVTASIRGMSVINDRVAWISGSKGHVAITTDGGITWKWQQVKGYEKADFRDVQAFSEKKAVVIASGTPALVLKTTDGGNTWTKVFENNDAAYFLDAMDFADSKHGFIMGDPINNKFLLLETNDGGNTWAQVSNAPDALPGEAAFAASGTCMRIQQGQILIATGGTASRYICSPVNKLDWKYINTPLPQSKSSQGAFGIAKHNATLIVVGGDYEQPAKRDSVAAIFNGEKFSLSAAMPGGFQSGVEHIKGKTFIATGTAGTNLSTDGGKTWKQIDSGSYNVCLKARTGSLVLLAGDKGRIGILKF